CAGCTTTACCGCGACTACCTCGTCATGGGTGATAGCGCGGCGGATGCACCCGTCCGTCAGTGGTATGGATCCGGAGCGAACGGCGGGCCGTTCGCCGGTGGATGGATGCGCACACAGCTTCCGCCTGTTGCCTCAGCCGATCGCCTCGCGAATGAGTTGCTTCGTCAGAACAAATCCTTCGAAGCCAGCCCCGAGACGATTGCAAACATTGAGTTGGTTCGCAAGGGGGCCCGCACGGTGATTACCGGGCAGCAGGTAGTTCTCTTCGGTGGGCCGCTTCTCACGCTATTGAAGGCTGCCACAGCCATCTCGCGCGCGAAAGACGCTACGCGCATCAGCGGAGTTCCTCATGTTCCCGTTTTCTGGATGGCGACCGAAGACCACGATCTTGCCGAGGTCGACCAGGCTGCGCTCCTCACCAAGACCACAGTCGAGACGCTTCGCGCCGGCCTTCGTGTTGCTCACCCTGTCGAAGTCGGCGGAGTTGAACTGACGCCCGAAGCGGCGCCTGATCTTGAACAGGCGATTGAGCAAGCCACAGAATTGCTGGGTTATGCGCCCGTTGCCGACTGGATCCGTGAGGCATACCTTCCCGCCGATGCTTCTCAGTCCCGGCCCACGCTGGCCCAGGCCTTCGGACGTCTTATTGCGCGTATCTTTGCCCGCCAGGGGCTGATTGTTGTCGACGCCTCAGGCCGCGAGTTTCACTCCATGGGCGCTTCAACGCTGCGCTATGCCATTGAAAACACCGACCAGCTTCATCAGGCGCTTCTTGCGAGGACGGAGCAGCTTACCTCGCACGGCTACCACGCGCAGGTGCTTGTTGCAGAGGCTTCGTCGCTGCTCTTTCTTGTAGACGAGACGACTGGCGAGCGTGTCGCCCTGCGCCGGACCTCCGACCCGGCAACGAATGAACTTCAATGGCGCGCGGGGTCCCACATCTATACCACCGTGGCGCTGCTGGAAATTCTGGAGACTGCTCCTGAGCGTCTCAGCCCGAATGCGCTGCTGCGACCCGTTTTTCAGGACACCGTGCTCCCTACCGCGGCCTACGTCGGCGGCCCGGCGGAGATTGCATACTTCGCCCAGAGCGCCGTGCTCTACCAGCAGATTCTTGGCCGCCTTACGCCAGTGTTGCCTCGCCTGAGCGCTACCCTGATTGAGCCTGCGATCACCACGATAATGGAGAAGGATGAGGTGCAGCTTCCCGATGCCATGACCACGGCCGAGGAGCTTGCGCAGCGGCTTGGTGCGCGCGCCATGCCCATTCCGCTCAAGCGCAAGCTGGCCGCTGCCGGCAATGCTCTGGAATCGGAACTCGACGCTCTTACCGAGTACCTGCGTGGCATCGACTCCTCGCTCGGTACTGCGGCGGAGACCTCCAGCTCAAAGATGCGCTACCAGATGGACCGCCTGCGCCGCATGGCTGCAACCTACGAGCTGCAGAAAGAGGCTTCTCTCGGAAAACATGCCGCAGCGATCACGCTCAATCTCTTTTCCAACGGCCATCCCCAGGAGCGCGTGCTGGCGGGAGTCTGGTTCATGGCGCGTTATGGCGAGGAACTGATCGAGCGTATCGTTCAGGTCGCTGGCAACCAGTGTCCGGGCCACGTCGTCGTTCGCCTGTAACCTGCCCCTTCAACTTCAGCCCACTGCGCTTTAGAATTGCTTGGCGAGGAGTTGTTATGGGACTGAGCGACCAGCCGTTTGAAGTGATGTGCCCCGATTGCGGTGCGATGCTGAAGATCGATCCGGTCACGCGCGCCATCATCGCCCACAAGTCCGCCCCGAAGAAGAAGATGTTCGAAGACTTCGGCGAAGCCGCCAAGGCCCTCCGCGAGGCCGACGCCCGCCGCGACTCCATCTTCCAGCAATCTGTCGAAGCGCAGAAGAACAAGGACGATGTGCTCGCCAAGAAGTTTGCGGAGGCCGTCAAGAAGGCCAAAGAAACACCGCTGACCGACCGTCCCCTCCGCGACTTCGACCTCGATTGAAATCCATAGGCTGGCCCAAGAATTTGTCATCCTGATCGCAACTCAACCCACCTATCAATTTGTCGTCCTGAGCGAGTCGAAGGCGAGTCGAAGGATCTGCGTTTGCTTCGTTCCCCAATCGTGTCGACCTGCAGCGGGCGCCCATCCTTCGTGAAACGAAGGGTGGGAGTGATTTTCTCAGACCAGCTGCGAACCCCAACTCATCTTCGGATGAGGGTTCTCCGTTAAACTAAATCCATGCCACCGATTCTTAACGCGCAAGGCCTGTCCAAAAGCTTCGGTGCAACGCCACTTTTCAGCGAGATAGCTTTCACCGTCTCCGACGGAGACCGCATTGGCCTGATCGGCCCCAACGGCGCGGGTAAAAGTACCCTGCTCAAGATACTGGCTGCTGAGGAAGATGCCGATGCGGGTGATGTAGCTGTCCGTAAGCGGGCGCGCATCGGCTACGTCCGCCAGGAATCAACCTTCGCCACGGGCATTACCGTGCGGGAGGTGCTTGAAGCCGCGCTCCACGCCGGGCACGTCGCCGAGGCTGAGCGCGAGGGGAAGCTCCGTGAGACGAGCGGACGCATCGGCTTGTCCGATCTCTCCGTTGAAGCTGCGAAGCTGAGCGGAGGCTGGCGCAAGCGCCTTGCCATCGCCGAGGCAATTGTGGCGGCGCCAGATGTCTTGCTTCTCGACGAGCCGACCAATCACCTCGACCTGGCGGGGATCGCGTGGCTGGAGGGAATGCTCAGCGCTGGAGACTTTGCCTCCGTCATCATCACCCACGACCGCTACTTCTTAGAGAACGTTGCAACTGAGATCGTCGAGTTGAACCGCGTCTATGCCGATGGGCTGCTGCGCGTGCAGGGTAGTTACTCGAAGTTCATCGAAGCAAGGCAGAGCTATCTTGAATCGCAATCGCGGCTAGAAGAATCCCTGCGCAACCGAGTCCGCACCGAGATCGAGTGGCTGCGCCGCGGCCCGAAGGCCCGTGCTACCAAGGCCAAGGCGCGTATCGACAATGCCCACCAGCTCATCGGCCAGCTCAAGGAAGTCTCCTCTCGTGCGCAGACCGCAACCGCATCCATCGACTTTGCTGCAACGGAGCGACAGACCAAACGCCTCGTCGAGTTGAACGACATCGCCATCGAGCTCGGCGATAGAACCATCGTCGAGAAGCTGAACTTCCTCATCGCCAATGGAACCCGCATCGGTCTCGTCGGCCCCAACGGCAGCGGCAAGACGACGATCCTCCGCCTGCTCACCGGCGAGCTCACGCCATCGACGGGCACGATCAACAAGGCAGGCTCGCTGCGCATCGTCTACTTCAGCCAGAAGCGTGAGCTTCCCGAAGGCGTAACGCTGCGCCGCGCGCTCGCCCCCGACTCCGACTCCGTCGTCTATCAGGACCGCGTCGTCCACGTCGCCAGCTACGCGCAGAAGTTCCTCTTCACCGGCGACCAGCTCAACCAGCCGGTCGAGCGGCTGAGCGGGGGTGAGCGTGCCCGCGTGTTGATTGCGCGGCTGATGCTCGAGCCTGCGGACCTCCTGCTGCTCGACGAACCCACCAACGACCTCGACATCGCCACGCTCGAAGTCCTCGAAGAGAGCTTGCTCGAATACAAAGGCGCGCTTGTGCTGGTGACGCATGACCGCTATATGCTCGACCGGGTCTCTACGACCGTTCTGGGGCTTGATGGGAAGGGAAGCGCCGCGACCTTCGCCGACTACGCGCAGTGGGAGCAGTGGTTCCTCGATCAGGCATCGTCGCAGGATGCAGCCCAGCCCGCGCGCGACGAGCCATCCAAACCGGTGCAGTCGACTGCGTCGTCAACTGTCCCGGCGAAGAAGAAGCTCTCCTATCTCGAAGCGCGCGAGTTCGCCGATATCGAGCAGCGAGTAGAAGCTGCCGACGCTGCTCTTGAAGCAGCAAAAGCGCGCGTCAACGATCCTGAAGTCTCCATCGATGTGACAAAGCTGACAGAAGCGCTTGCAGCTCTCGATGCCGCACAAACCGAGTCGGACAAGCTCTACGCTCGCTGGGCCGAGCTGACCGAGAAAGCCGGTTAGAGCTAGAACTTGATAAAGAAGCCGACCCCGGGTTCAAAGGTCGAGGTGCGCTGCTGGATCGTGAGATAGTCTTGACCGAAGTCCGGAGCTTTGAAGAAGGTCTGACGGACCTGAGCGCGAAAACCAAAGTGTTCTAACACTAGTTTTTCAACACCAACAGCGTAGTAGTACGTCATGCGAGCCTGAACGGGAAGCCCCTGGCCGCCACCGGGCGTGGGGCGGAAGGCCGTGGAGCCTGCACCGCCTGCGACGAAAGGTTGCGCGCCGAGGATTAGGTGGGGGGGATGAGCGACATAGCCAAGCGTGTATTCATTGGCATTGGTCTGTGCGCCACCGACGATGTACTGGTGGTTGATCAGCGCGTTTGTGGTGTTGGAAAAATTTTGCGTGTAGCGAGCGTAGCCGTAGTTGAACTCGCCGCCGATC
This region of Acidobacteriota bacterium genomic DNA includes:
- a CDS encoding outer membrane beta-barrel protein — encoded protein: MSNVSRALLVRSLVFCLFTTLAAPAVRAQATSGNPALDKQLSRIDFAISGVGMFTKDVTGVNKKHGATVTQNASNTLGALISIRYTKSPWIGGEFNYGYARYTQNFSNTTNALINHQYIVGGAQTNANEYTLGYVAHPPHLILGAQPFVAGGAGSTAFRPTPGGGQGLPVQARMTYYYAVGVEKLVLEHFGFRAQVRQTFFKAPDFGQDYLTIQQRTSTFEPGVGFFIKF
- a CDS encoding ABC-F family ATP-binding cassette domain-containing protein is translated as MPPILNAQGLSKSFGATPLFSEIAFTVSDGDRIGLIGPNGAGKSTLLKILAAEEDADAGDVAVRKRARIGYVRQESTFATGITVREVLEAALHAGHVAEAEREGKLRETSGRIGLSDLSVEAAKLSGGWRKRLAIAEAIVAAPDVLLLDEPTNHLDLAGIAWLEGMLSAGDFASVIITHDRYFLENVATEIVELNRVYADGLLRVQGSYSKFIEARQSYLESQSRLEESLRNRVRTEIEWLRRGPKARATKAKARIDNAHQLIGQLKEVSSRAQTATASIDFAATERQTKRLVELNDIAIELGDRTIVEKLNFLIANGTRIGLVGPNGSGKTTILRLLTGELTPSTGTINKAGSLRIVYFSQKRELPEGVTLRRALAPDSDSVVYQDRVVHVASYAQKFLFTGDQLNQPVERLSGGERARVLIARLMLEPADLLLLDEPTNDLDIATLEVLEESLLEYKGALVLVTHDRYMLDRVSTTVLGLDGKGSAATFADYAQWEQWFLDQASSQDAAQPARDEPSKPVQSTASSTVPAKKKLSYLEAREFADIEQRVEAADAALEAAKARVNDPEVSIDVTKLTEALAALDAAQTESDKLYARWAELTEKAG
- the bshC gene encoding bacillithiol biosynthesis cysteine-adding enzyme BshC; amino-acid sequence: MSVECYPITILPHVSQLYRDYLVMGDSAADAPVRQWYGSGANGGPFAGGWMRTQLPPVASADRLANELLRQNKSFEASPETIANIELVRKGARTVITGQQVVLFGGPLLTLLKAATAISRAKDATRISGVPHVPVFWMATEDHDLAEVDQAALLTKTTVETLRAGLRVAHPVEVGGVELTPEAAPDLEQAIEQATELLGYAPVADWIREAYLPADASQSRPTLAQAFGRLIARIFARQGLIVVDASGREFHSMGASTLRYAIENTDQLHQALLARTEQLTSHGYHAQVLVAEASSLLFLVDETTGERVALRRTSDPATNELQWRAGSHIYTTVALLEILETAPERLSPNALLRPVFQDTVLPTAAYVGGPAEIAYFAQSAVLYQQILGRLTPVLPRLSATLIEPAITTIMEKDEVQLPDAMTTAEELAQRLGARAMPIPLKRKLAAAGNALESELDALTEYLRGIDSSLGTAAETSSSKMRYQMDRLRRMAATYELQKEASLGKHAAAITLNLFSNGHPQERVLAGVWFMARYGEELIERIVQVAGNQCPGHVVVRL